CGAAGCCGTTCCGTGCACCAGAATCACCGGAATCCGGCCGGGCGCATACGGCTCGATCATCCCGAGCCCAGCAAGTTCGGCGTCTTCGTTGATCCCGAAAAAAGACCCGATTTCCCGGCGGAGCGGTGAGCTCTCCCCGAGCAGATGAGCATAGGCGGTCGTTGTCTGGGCCTCGAGAGGCACGGACTCACCGCGGACTTCGATGCTGCCCTCCTTGAGAGGGTCCAGCAACTCCAACCGTCCCGTCGCTGTGCCCGCAGCCACATCCGACAGGCTCCCCTCGATTCGCAAAAATGCCGTCGCGGGAATCGCCAGATTCTCCGGGAAGGGATCCGGGGAGCCTGGCTCCGCGGGGCGACGCTCCGCAATCAAGGGTGCGCCCATTCCGGGGCGACGATAGCTGGCGGCCAATCCTTCCACTTCAAATTCGTCGGCCGGCAAAAACACGTCGAAGCTGACGCCATGGGGCCAGGTCACCGAGGTCCGCGGGACTTCGATCCGGATGTCACCCACGGGGAGTTTTCGGACGCCGGCGATCGGTTCGAAAGCGCCAGTCTCTGCCGAGCGAAACGCACGCGGTAGCGCTCGGTTGTAGACATCTGCGGCGATCCTGGTTCGCGGATCCCATTTATCCTGAGCGGTTTCCTGACGGTCGAAGAGATAGAGATAGGCGTAAACAGCTGCTCCCAGATAGGCCGCGCGATCATCGTTTTTCTGTCCGATCAGAAAAGAGATTTCAGCCAGGGCGAGGATCTGGTCCTGCGAAGGTTTGCGCAGAGCCTGCCCATACAGCCCCGAGAGAGCAAGTCGCGGGGATTTCTCGTAAATCGGATCGAGGGCCGCCCGGCTCAGAACAATGCGGGTGAACCGACTCGGCTCGCCCGAATCCAGAACGCTGGCCGAGTCCTGCTGATAAACGTCGCGCGGGCCAACCCGACGGGCCGTTACCGGAGAGCCGCATCCTGCCAGAAAAACGAGACAGGCGAGTATCAAGGAAATATGTGCGCGTACCACACCCAGACATTGCGGGTCTGCGCGCTCCTGCGCAAGCCCCTCAGGGCTGTGGTTCGGCAAAGCCACCCGGTAATCCCTCGCGGATCCTGCGAGAATAATCCCCGTCCAGTGGCGAGCCCGAGACTTTCTCGTCAAAACGACTTTTCGCCCGCAATTCCGCCATCGGAAGCGACCCATCCAGCGCCCCACGCTCGTAGCCCAATTCGTCGATTCGTCCGTTCACCAACAATCGAGGATCCCAAAAATTTCCGCGACCCACATGCTGCATATGAACGCGAATGGTCGTCGTGCAGTTCTGCGCCGCTGCATTATACCAGGCAGGATCGACCGCGAGAGCATTGATCCCTTCCACGTAGTCGAGCAGCAATGCCCTTGCCGTCGCCGGATCCAGATTCAGGCGGTACATATAGAGGTCTTCGCCCCGGTAATTGGATCGAACCCCGAGAACATCACGCTCATCGGCGACGACATAGTAGAGTTCATATTGTCGAAAGAACCCGAGCACCGCGGAATAGGACTCACCTTCTTCCTTCCGGGTCTCGATCGAGATTGCGAGCGGCGGGCCCTCGGCGAACTCCCAACTCATAATCGTATGCGCGATATAGGGAGATCCCCAGTAGGACAGAACCAGGTTGACGCCCAATAACTGGTCCAGATTCCAAGTTCGGGTCTCCCAGTTCACGTCGAAATCCGTCTCGCTTCGGTAGTGAAAGTTTCGCACATTGCGGATGGTGAGGCGTGAACCTTCGATGACAGCCTCGGCTGGATGGGCAACGTCCGCCATCCAGGGTCGATCCTGCTGCGGCGGGATCTGCACCCACCAGACCAGCACCAGGCCCAGCAATCCGAAAAAGCCCGCGCAACCGGTTCGGCGCGACCGGTGGAAGAAAAGGAGATAGAGGGAAGCTCCGGCAAAAGTCAACGCCAGCAGTGCCCGCAAGGACTTTGCCTCCGGACCGTCCACAAAAAGAGCTGCCGTGCCGAAAAGAACCAGAGGCATCGACAATATACTCAGAATCCGCAGCAACACGGGTATCGATTAACACGACAGGATTTTTTTCGGAAGAATCCGCTGCGGCTCGCAACTCGCGACAGACTGTTCTACTCCTGCCGCATGTCGAAGCAGAATCCCGCCCCCTTTGCGCCCAGCGCAGGCTACTCCAGCTTTGTTCTGATCGTATTATTGCTCGCCTACATCCTGAATTTTGTCGACCGGCAGGTTCTGGCGCTGGTCGCCGAGGACGTCAAGGCCGATATGGGCCTGACCGATTCCCAGCTCGGGTGGCTGCTGGGCCCCGCCTTTGTTCTTTTTTATACGCTCGCCGGACTTCCGCTTGCGCGCCTTGCCGATCGCACCTCGCGAAAGAATGTGGTCGCTGTCGGGCTCGCGGTATGGAGCGGCATGACCGCACTCTGCGGCGCCGCGATGACCTTTCCCCAGTTGCTGTTCGCCCGTTTTGGCGTCGGCATTGGCGAAGCTGCCGGAACGCCGCCTTCGCACTCTCTGATTGCCGACTATTTTCCACCCGAACGGCGCGCCACTGCTCTCGGGATCTACGGGTGGGGCATCTTCTTCGGCACGGGATTCGGCTTTGCGCTGGGCGGCATTCTGCTGGAAACTTTCAGCTGGAGAGCTGCGTTTTATATCGCGGGTGCGGTGGGAATTCCGGTGGCTCTCGTTCTGGGGCTGACGGTTCGCGAACCACCTCCGGGGGTTTCCGACGGAGCCGTCGAAGTCGAAACCCCCGCGATGAGCGAGGTTGTGCGCACCCTCTTTGCCCGACGGAGCTTTCCCCTGCTCATGATCGCCGCCTCCTGTCAGGCTTTCCTCGGCTATACGATCCTGTCATGGGGCGCGACGTTCTTGCGGCGTTGCCTCGAACTCTCCGGGCGAGACGCGGGAATTCAGTTCGGCCTCGCAGCCGCGATCTCCGGCGCGATCGGCGTCACCCTGGGCGGATTGCTCGCCGACCGACTCTCCCGTCGAGATGCCCGTTGGTTCGTCTGGATTTCAGCCGCGGGCTCCTTGCTCGCCCTACCCTTCGCGCTGGCATTTGCATGGGCCGAGAGTGCACCTCTCGCTATCGCGGTATTTTGTCCGTTCTACCTGCTCAACAACCTCTACGTCAGTTCGCTCTGGACGCTGGTCCAGAATCTGGTCTCCCCCCGCATGCGATCCATGGCGGCCGCGACGCAACTCACCGTACTCAATATCGTGGGACTCGGCGCCGGCCCGCTGGTCGCCGGCTACGTCAGCGAGGTGCTGGAACCGGAATACGGTGTGGATGGATTGCGTATCGCCCTGACGATCGCCGCCGTGGTCGGCAGCGCGGCGGCCATTTTCTTCCTGATGGCCGGACGTTCCCTGCGCGAGGATCTCGCACGCGTAAACCCCACGGGCAATGCGTGAGCCCCGATCGCCCTAGATGGACTCGAGGGCACCCGGTGAAAACAGGGGCTCGAGTTTCTCGCGGACCTGCAGTTCTTCGATCTCGGCCGGCGCCGGGCATTCGCGGCGATTCGCCGCCGCCCCCAGGATATCGGGAAGCAAGGTCGCATCACTCGAGGAATTGAGAAAGGTTCCCGGGCGATCCAGCACCCAGGCAACCAGCATCGCGATGTCTTCGGGGTCGCGTAGCGGCTCGTACCAACTGAATTTGCGAGCCTCATCATCCTGCCACCGGCGTCGCGCGACGGCCTTGATCGTCTGCAACGCGACCTCGCGCTCTGCACAAACTTTGGCGAGTGCCTCGAAATCTGCGGCATAGTCCGGCTGGGCCATCATCATCGGGTTATAGGGTAAAAGGACGGCGTCGAAAGGAAATCGCTCCAGACTTTGTCGATGGCGGGCAGCCACCTGAGTCCCGTGCCCGGTGACACCGATAAACCGGCAGAGCCCTTCCTCACGCGCCTTTACCAGCGCCTCAACCGCTCCCCCCGGAGCAAAGGCCTGCTCCCATTCCGATTCATCCACCAGATTATGAAGCTGGATCATGTCGACGGAGTCGATCTTCATCCGCTCAAGCGATCTTTCCAGACTCGCTCGTGCCCCGGGGCCGTCACGCTCGCCTGCCTTGGTCGCCAGGAAAAACTCGTCCCGGTGGCGCTCCAGCCACGGCGCCAAACGATCTTCGGCCGCACCATAGGAGGCCGCGACGTCGATATGGTTCACCCCGGACTGCCGCAACAAATCCAGAACCCCCTCGGCCCGATCGGGCTTCATCCCCCCCAGAGCGGCGGCCCCGAAAAGAATTCGACTACTTTGATGCCCGGTTTTGCCAAAGGGGATTCGCTCGATCATGTCCATAGTATGGACCAAAGCGCGCAACCGATCGAGTCGATCGACGCCGAAACCCCGGGCTTGGTGCGTCCTATTTCGAGCGCCGCGCCTCAAGCTGTTTCTGAATATCGAGATAACGCTCTCGGGTGATGCTGTAACGGGTCAGGAAAAAGAATCCGGCGACATAGAAGAGAATCATGCCCGGACCCGCGACGATGCCCAACCAGAAGATCTTTTCCGGCGAAACCGTTGCCACAGAGGCCTGCAAGGGGAAATCGATCCATTCAATCGCCATGCCGCCCATCAGATTCCCGACCCCGCCGACGGCCTTGAGGGCAAAAGCATTCGCAGCGCCAAAGACACCTTCCTGCCGGATACCTGTCTCCAGTTCACTCTCATCGATGGTGTCCATGAACATCGAACCCAGAAGAATCCCCATCGCCACCGCCGGGATCAGCGACACCATCAGATGAACCGTAATCAGTGGCAGGAGCATCGGGCTCCCGTTCTCAGGAAGCAATCCGAGCAACCGTCCCGCCACCGGCAGCGGCCCCCAGACGAGGAGAAACGCCGCGATTCCGATCGCCGTGCGGCGCTTGTCGGACAGGCGCGTGACAGGACGGGTCGCCACCACCGCCACCAGCACGGCAACCGCGAGGAAGAGTCCGAGCCGAGCGATATCCGCGTCGGTAAACTCCCAGAAATAAGTGTTCATGTAGAGGCCGAAGACCTCCTGAAAATTCGCAGCCGCCGATACGATGATACCGCCAAAAAGAATCATTCGGAACGATTCATTCCGGAGCGCGTTGGTGATCTCGCCCCAGAAAGCACGGAACCCCAGCGGCGTGGCTTCGGCGACACGTAGCTGCGGCACCAGGCGCTGGGTCCCGGCAGTCGCGATGAACATCCCGATCGCCGCAATCCATGCGCCCCAGAAGCCGATCGCCTGGTAAGCCTCCGGATTCATCCGCCCGCCGGGAACCGCCGGGATCAGAACGAGCCACGCCAACTGGGTCAAACCGAGTCCCCCTACCCAACCGAGCAGGAAACTGATCGAGATCAATCCGGTCCGTTCGTCATAATCATAGGTCATCTCGGGCAGAAGGGCGTTGCGCGGAATCATATGGAGGGTGAGCGATTGCCGGACGGCGATCGACAACCCCGTCATCCAGAAAAAGAGCTCCGTCTCGCCCAGCCCGGCGGGCGGCGAGAGCAGGCCGTAGACCGATAACCCCATCGGCAGAATCGCGGCATACATCCAGGGGTGACGACGGCCCCAGCGGCTGCGCGTATGATCGGATAAATAGCCCACCAGAGGATCCGAGACCGCATCGAAGCACATCGCCAGAAAGAGTGCGGTACCCGCAAGCGAGCCCGGCAACCCCAACACACCCGTATAGTAGAACAGAAGAAAGGTGTTGAAGACCGAGTTCTTCACACCCTCGGCCAT
The genomic region above belongs to Candidatus Binatia bacterium and contains:
- a CDS encoding alpha/beta fold hydrolase, translating into MALPNHSPEGLAQERADPQCLGVVRAHISLILACLVFLAGCGSPVTARRVGPRDVYQQDSASVLDSGEPSRFTRIVLSRAALDPIYEKSPRLALSGLYGQALRKPSQDQILALAEISFLIGQKNDDRAAYLGAAVYAYLYLFDRQETAQDKWDPRTRIAADVYNRALPRAFRSAETGAFEPIAGVRKLPVGDIRIEVPRTSVTWPHGVSFDVFLPADEFEVEGLAASYRRPGMGAPLIAERRPAEPGSPDPFPENLAIPATAFLRIEGSLSDVAAGTATGRLELLDPLKEGSIEVRGESVPLEAQTTTAYAHLLGESSPLRREIGSFFGINEDAELAGLGMIEPYAPGRIPVILVHGTASSPGRWAGLVNELRNDPQLGDRYQFWFFTYNSGNPIVYSTALLRESITSLVARLDPEGEDPALREIVLIGHSQGGLLVRLAISDSTVIDYKSLGLNVPGPEDTDVEGVVDLREILIFKPLPEVTRAIFLATPHRGSFVAGGRLGKMGSGMVRVSQRIVQLPWQLFVVPAQALAKGDNPFEVQPVGALTAVDNMVPNSRFNTIMAEVPMSSRVPVHSVIGVQGEGFARRGNDGVVAYDSAHLEAAESEVIIRSSHSLQSNPHTVAEVKRILLRHLEAPDGKQPPANATESVAR
- a CDS encoding DUF4105 domain-containing protein; translation: MLLRILSILSMPLVLFGTAALFVDGPEAKSLRALLALTFAGASLYLLFFHRSRRTGCAGFFGLLGLVLVWWVQIPPQQDRPWMADVAHPAEAVIEGSRLTIRNVRNFHYRSETDFDVNWETRTWNLDQLLGVNLVLSYWGSPYIAHTIMSWEFAEGPPLAISIETRKEEGESYSAVLGFFRQYELYYVVADERDVLGVRSNYRGEDLYMYRLNLDPATARALLLDYVEGINALAVDPAWYNAAAQNCTTTIRVHMQHVGRGNFWDPRLLVNGRIDELGYERGALDGSLPMAELRAKSRFDEKVSGSPLDGDYSRRIREGLPGGFAEPQP
- a CDS encoding MFS transporter, with the translated sequence MSKQNPAPFAPSAGYSSFVLIVLLLAYILNFVDRQVLALVAEDVKADMGLTDSQLGWLLGPAFVLFYTLAGLPLARLADRTSRKNVVAVGLAVWSGMTALCGAAMTFPQLLFARFGVGIGEAAGTPPSHSLIADYFPPERRATALGIYGWGIFFGTGFGFALGGILLETFSWRAAFYIAGAVGIPVALVLGLTVREPPPGVSDGAVEVETPAMSEVVRTLFARRSFPLLMIAASCQAFLGYTILSWGATFLRRCLELSGRDAGIQFGLAAAISGAIGVTLGGLLADRLSRRDARWFVWISAAGSLLALPFALAFAWAESAPLAIAVFCPFYLLNNLYVSSLWTLVQNLVSPRMRSMAAATQLTVLNIVGLGAGPLVAGYVSEVLEPEYGVDGLRIALTIAAVVGSAAAIFFLMAGRSLREDLARVNPTGNA
- a CDS encoding aldo/keto reductase; protein product: MIERIPFGKTGHQSSRILFGAAALGGMKPDRAEGVLDLLRQSGVNHIDVAASYGAAEDRLAPWLERHRDEFFLATKAGERDGPGARASLERSLERMKIDSVDMIQLHNLVDESEWEQAFAPGGAVEALVKAREEGLCRFIGVTGHGTQVAARHRQSLERFPFDAVLLPYNPMMMAQPDYAADFEALAKVCAEREVALQTIKAVARRRWQDDEARKFSWYEPLRDPEDIAMLVAWVLDRPGTFLNSSSDATLLPDILGAAANRRECPAPAEIEELQVREKLEPLFSPGALESI
- a CDS encoding MFS transporter → MDSKGSSAGNHGKVPAFLKFAYGSGAMAEGVKNSVFNTFLLFYYTGVLGLPGSLAGTALFLAMCFDAVSDPLVGYLSDHTRSRWGRRHPWMYAAILPMGLSVYGLLSPPAGLGETELFFWMTGLSIAVRQSLTLHMIPRNALLPEMTYDYDERTGLISISFLLGWVGGLGLTQLAWLVLIPAVPGGRMNPEAYQAIGFWGAWIAAIGMFIATAGTQRLVPQLRVAEATPLGFRAFWGEITNALRNESFRMILFGGIIVSAAANFQEVFGLYMNTYFWEFTDADIARLGLFLAVAVLVAVVATRPVTRLSDKRRTAIGIAAFLLVWGPLPVAGRLLGLLPENGSPMLLPLITVHLMVSLIPAVAMGILLGSMFMDTIDESELETGIRQEGVFGAANAFALKAVGGVGNLMGGMAIEWIDFPLQASVATVSPEKIFWLGIVAGPGMILFYVAGFFFLTRYSITRERYLDIQKQLEARRSK